The proteins below come from a single Salinilacihabitans rarus genomic window:
- a CDS encoding DUF7346 family protein, translating into MKTVRDDDGNRYLLLKRSESASLVRDPRTGNQCYVRNDRLEAVDGESPLETAARGVDEPVRTLLRYVHDDRTLGLLIELADRGPAPVRDLLGEYDFCESDLHGRVATLVAAGLLEEADVAGERGYGVTDDCRRALDVVRPADDA; encoded by the coding sequence ATGAAGACCGTACGAGACGACGACGGCAACCGGTACCTGCTGCTCAAACGCTCCGAGAGCGCGAGTCTCGTCCGCGACCCGCGGACGGGAAACCAGTGTTACGTCCGCAACGACCGCCTCGAGGCGGTCGACGGCGAGTCGCCCCTCGAAACCGCCGCCCGCGGCGTCGACGAACCGGTCCGGACGCTCCTCCGGTACGTCCACGACGACCGGACCCTCGGCCTGCTGATCGAACTGGCCGACCGCGGTCCGGCGCCCGTCCGCGACCTCCTCGGCGAGTACGACTTCTGTGAGAGCGACCTCCACGGCCGCGTCGCGACGCTCGTCGCCGCGGGACTGCTGGAGGAGGCCGACGTCGCCGGCGAGCGCGGCTACGGCGTCACCGACGACTGCCGG
- a CDS encoding DUF7322 domain-containing protein, with the protein MDFEPSEHEPDEYDPEAELRDPESDTITIPEVSTDETDVSGDLLTEFWALVLVVNAALLATSLGALFLVFEADLYTGGGLLAGGLVLFGFAIRRYRSFETPDDGENDGDAGGDSTETHSNDERQPPSPDETGSDG; encoded by the coding sequence GTGGACTTCGAGCCGAGCGAGCACGAACCGGACGAGTACGACCCCGAGGCCGAACTGCGCGACCCGGAGTCGGACACGATCACGATTCCCGAGGTGTCGACCGACGAGACGGACGTCTCCGGCGACCTCCTGACCGAGTTCTGGGCGCTGGTCCTCGTGGTCAACGCGGCCCTGCTCGCGACCTCGCTCGGCGCGCTGTTTCTCGTCTTCGAGGCCGACCTCTACACCGGCGGCGGCCTCCTCGCCGGCGGCCTCGTCCTGTTCGGCTTCGCGATCCGGCGGTACCGCTCGTTCGAGACGCCCGACGACGGCGAGAACGACGGTGACGCCGGGGGCGACTCGACCGAAACCCACTCGAACGACGAGCGCCAACCCCCGTCACCCGACGAGACGGGCTCCGACGGATGA